In one window of Oncorhynchus gorbuscha isolate QuinsamMale2020 ecotype Even-year unplaced genomic scaffold, OgorEven_v1.0 Un_scaffold_2340, whole genome shotgun sequence DNA:
- the LOC124025672 gene encoding nuclear factor 7, brain-like, whose amino-acid sequence MASGSSLPEDRFSCPICCDIFKDPVVLACGHSFCEVCQQEYWADKKPWKCPFCRRRFPVAMTQPPRNLALNDACEAFLQERSQRASSGSEVLCSLHGEKFKLFCLKYNQPVCLVCRDSKVHKSHDCVPVDEVVQDLKEELHTALKPLQKNLEVFNNVKLACDKTAEHMKSQVQHTEKQIRKEFEKLHQFLRDEEAARIAALREEEEQKSQMMRKKIDEMSRKTSYLSDAIRTIEEELKDEDISFLQNFRTTKERSQYTLLDPQLVSGVLIDKAKHLGNLQFRVWEKMLGILKYTPVILDPNTAHPSLSLTDDLTTVRRPGTSQQFVNNPERFMRYTNVLGSEGFSSGIHSWELEAGDHPDWVLGVAKESIDRKRECNATPKDGMWCISQHGGKYIGGGGDIIALKRRPQRIRVQLDYNRGEVSFYHPKYMTPVYTLNVRATERLFPYFNIGNVANGNNPGI is encoded by the exons ATGGCATCCGGATCATCTCTACCAGAGGACAGGTTCTCCTGTCCCATCTGCTGTGACATCTTCAAGGATCCTGTCGTCCTGGCATGTGGCCACAGCTTCTGTGAAGTCTGTCAGCAGGAATACTGGGCAGATAAGAAACCTTGGAAATGTCCATTTTGTAGGAGAAGATTCCCCGTAGCTATGACTCAACCTCCTCGTAACCTGGCGTTAAATGACGCGTGTGAGGCCTTCTtacaggagaggag TCAGAGAGCTTCATCTGGCTCGGAGGTGCTCTGCAGTCTGCACGGTGAGAAATTCAAACTCTTCTGTCTGAAGTACAATCAGCCCGTCTGCTTGGTGTGTCGAGATTCAAAAGTCCATAAATCTCACGACTGTGTCCCCGTAGACGAGGTTGTCCAGGATCTTAAGGAGGAACTCCACACCGCCCTGAAGCCTTTACAGAAGAACCTAGAGGTCTTTAACAACGTTAAACTAGCCTGTGATAAAACAGCAGAACACATGAAGAGTCAGGTCCAGCACACAGAGAAACAGATTAGGAAAGAGTTTGAGAAGCTTCACCAGTTTCTACGAGATGAAGAGGCAGCCAGGATAGCTGcactgagggaggaagaggagcagaaGAGTCAGATGATGAGGAAGAAGATTGACGAGATGAGCAGAAAGACATCATACCTTTCAGATGCAATCAGAACCATAGAGGAGGAGCTGAAAGATGAAGACATCTCATTCCTGCAGAACTTCAGGACCACAAAGGAAAGATCCCAGTACACACTGCTGGATCCACAGCTGGTCTCAGGAGTTCTGATAGACAAGGCCAAACACctgggcaacctgcagttcagaGTCTGGGAGAAGATGCTGGGGATCCTCAAATACACTCCTGTGATTCTGGACCCAAACACTGCacatcccagtctctctctgactgatgaTCTGACCACTGTGAGAAGACCAGGCACGTCCCAGCAGTTCGTTAACAACCCAGAGCGATTTATGAGGTACACAAATGTTCTTGGCTCCGAGGGGTTCAGCTCAGGAATACACAGCTGGGAGCTGGAGGCGGGGGACCATCCTGACTGGGTTTTGGGCGTGGCTAAAGAGTCCATAGACAGGAAGCGGGAGTGTAATGCGACACCAAAGGATGGAATGTGGTGTATATCACAGCACGGTGGGAAGTacataggaggaggaggtgacatCATCGCTCTGAAGAGGAGACCCCAGAGGATCAGAGTGCAGCTGGACTACAACAGAGGGGAGGTGTCCTTCTACCACCCCAAATACATGACACCTGTCTACACTCTTAACGTTAGAGCTACTGAGAGACTGTTCCCATACTTTAATATTGGGAATGTGGCTAATGGCAACAACCCTGGTATTTAG